A genomic region of Pseudomonas sp. KU43P contains the following coding sequences:
- the gcl gene encoding glyoxylate carboligase, translating into MSKMRAIDAAVLVMRREGVDTAFGIPGAAINPLYSALKKVGGIDHVLARHVEGASHMAEGYTRANPGNIGVCIGTSGPAGTDMVTGLYSASADSIPILCITGQAPRARLHKEDFQAVDITSIVKPVTKWATTVLEPGQVPYAFQKAFYEMRTGRPGPVLIDLPFDVQMAEIEFDIDAYEPLPVNKPSATRVQAEKALALLNDAERPLLVAGGGIINADASDKLVEFAELTGVPVIPTLMGWGTIPDDHELMVGMVGLQTSHRYGNATLLKSDLVFGIGNRWANRHTGSVDVYTEGRKFVHVDIEPTQIGRVFTPDLGIVSDAGKALDVFLEVAREWKAAGKLKCRKAWLEDCQQRKATLQRKTHFDNVPVKPQRVYEEMNQVFGKDTCYVSTIGLSQIAGAQFLHVYKPRHWINCGQAGPLGWTIPAALGVVKADPKRKVVALSGDYDFQFMIEELAVGAQFNLPYVHVLVNNAYLGLIRQAQRGFDMDYCVQLAFENINATDAATYGVDHVAVVEGLGCKAIRVFEPNDIAPALLKAQKMAEEFRVPVVVEVILERVTNISMGTEINAVNEFEDLALVGNDAPTAISLLD; encoded by the coding sequence ATGAGCAAAATGAGAGCAATCGATGCAGCCGTTCTGGTCATGCGCCGTGAAGGTGTAGATACCGCATTCGGCATCCCGGGGGCTGCCATCAACCCGTTGTATTCGGCCCTGAAGAAAGTGGGTGGCATCGATCACGTCCTCGCTCGTCACGTCGAAGGCGCCTCGCACATGGCCGAGGGCTACACTCGCGCCAACCCGGGCAACATCGGCGTGTGCATCGGTACCTCCGGCCCAGCCGGCACCGACATGGTCACCGGCCTGTACAGCGCGTCGGCCGACTCCATTCCAATCCTCTGCATCACCGGCCAAGCTCCGCGTGCTCGCCTGCACAAGGAAGACTTCCAGGCCGTCGACATCACCAGCATCGTCAAGCCGGTCACCAAGTGGGCCACCACCGTTCTGGAGCCGGGCCAGGTGCCTTACGCCTTCCAGAAGGCCTTCTATGAAATGCGCACCGGCCGCCCAGGCCCAGTGCTGATCGACCTGCCGTTCGACGTGCAGATGGCCGAGATCGAATTCGACATCGACGCCTACGAGCCGCTGCCAGTCAACAAGCCGTCCGCTACCCGCGTACAGGCTGAAAAAGCCCTGGCCCTGCTCAACGACGCCGAGCGCCCACTGCTGGTAGCCGGTGGCGGCATCATCAACGCCGACGCCAGCGACAAGCTGGTCGAGTTCGCCGAACTGACCGGCGTGCCGGTGATCCCGACCCTGATGGGCTGGGGCACCATCCCGGACGACCACGAACTGATGGTCGGCATGGTCGGCCTGCAGACCTCGCACCGCTATGGCAACGCCACCCTGCTCAAATCCGATCTGGTGTTCGGTATCGGCAACCGCTGGGCCAACCGCCACACCGGTTCGGTCGATGTCTACACCGAAGGCCGCAAGTTCGTGCACGTGGACATCGAACCGACCCAGATCGGCCGTGTATTCACCCCGGACCTGGGTATCGTTTCCGATGCCGGCAAGGCGCTGGACGTGTTCCTGGAAGTGGCCCGCGAGTGGAAAGCCGCTGGCAAGCTGAAGTGCCGCAAGGCGTGGCTGGAAGACTGCCAGCAGCGCAAAGCCACCCTGCAGCGCAAGACCCACTTCGACAACGTGCCGGTCAAGCCTCAGCGCGTCTACGAAGAGATGAACCAGGTCTTCGGCAAGGACACCTGCTACGTCAGCACCATCGGCCTGTCGCAGATCGCCGGCGCACAGTTCCTGCACGTGTACAAGCCACGCCACTGGATCAACTGCGGCCAGGCCGGCCCGCTGGGCTGGACCATCCCTGCTGCCCTGGGCGTGGTCAAGGCTGACCCGAAACGCAAGGTTGTGGCGCTGTCCGGTGACTACGACTTCCAGTTCATGATCGAAGAACTGGCCGTGGGCGCGCAGTTCAACCTGCCGTACGTCCACGTACTGGTGAACAACGCCTACCTGGGCCTGATTCGCCAGGCGCAGCGTGGCTTCGACATGGATTACTGTGTACAACTGGCGTTCGAGAACATCAACGCCACCGACGCCGCCACCTACGGTGTCGACCACGTCGCCGTGGTCGAAGGCCTGGGCTGCAAGGCCATCCGCGTGTTCGAGCCGAACGACATCGCCCCTGCCCTGCTCAAGGCGCAGAAGATGGCCGAAGAGTTCCGCGTGCCGGTGGTGGTCGAAGTGATTCTCGAGCGTGTGACCAACATTTCCATGGGCACCGAGATCAACGCGGTCAACGAATTCGAAGACCTCGCCCTGGTCGGCAACGACGCGCCAACCGCCATCTCGCTGCTCGACTGA
- a CDS encoding TetR/AcrR family transcriptional regulator, giving the protein MSTIRERNKELILRAASEEFADKGFAATKTSDIAAKAGLPKPNVYYYFKSKDNLYREVLESIIAPIMQASTPFNADGDPKEVLSSYIRSKIRISRDLPHASKVFASEIMHGAPHLSPNQVEQLNEQARHNIECIQRWIERGQIANVDPHHLMFSIWAATQTYADFDWQISVITGKAKLADSDYEAAAETIIRLVLKGCEPEAA; this is encoded by the coding sequence ATGAGCACCATTCGCGAGCGCAACAAGGAACTGATCCTGCGCGCGGCCAGCGAGGAATTCGCCGACAAGGGCTTCGCCGCCACCAAGACCAGCGATATCGCGGCCAAGGCCGGCCTGCCCAAGCCGAACGTGTACTACTACTTCAAGTCCAAGGACAACCTCTACCGCGAAGTGCTCGAGAGCATCATCGCGCCGATCATGCAGGCGTCGACGCCGTTCAATGCCGACGGTGATCCAAAGGAAGTGCTGAGTTCCTACATCCGCTCGAAGATCCGCATCTCGCGCGACCTGCCGCATGCTTCGAAGGTGTTCGCCAGCGAGATCATGCACGGTGCGCCGCACCTGTCGCCGAACCAGGTCGAGCAGCTCAACGAGCAGGCTCGCCACAACATCGAGTGCATCCAACGCTGGATCGAGCGTGGGCAGATTGCCAATGTCGACCCGCATCACCTGATGTTCAGCATCTGGGCAGCGACGCAGACCTACGCCGACTTCGATTGGCAGATCTCGGTGATCACCGGCAAGGCCAAGCTGGCCGACAGTGATTATGAAGCGGCGGCGGAGACCATCATTCGCCTGGTGCTCAAGGGGTGTGAGCCTGAGGCGGCCTGA
- a CDS encoding DUF808 domain-containing protein, with product MAGSSLLVLLDDIATVLDDVSLMTKVAAKKTAGVLGDDLALNAQQVTGVRAEREIPVVWAVAKGSFINKAILVPAALLISAFIPWAVTPLLMIGGAYLCFEGFEKLAHKFLHSKEEDSAQHEARKEAVADTNVDLVAYEKTKIKGAVRTDFILSAEIIAITLGTVADAPLTQQIIVLSGIAIVMTIGVYGLVGGIVKLDDLGLWMTQKASKVAQAVGNGILRAAPYMMKSLSVIGTAAMFLVGGGILVHGVAPLHHAIEAFSAGRGGALTGALLNGGVGIVAGAVVLALVAVAGKLWRAVKPAT from the coding sequence ATGGCAGGCAGCAGTCTATTGGTACTCCTTGACGACATCGCCACCGTGCTCGATGACGTCTCGCTGATGACCAAGGTCGCGGCGAAGAAGACCGCAGGCGTGCTGGGCGACGACCTGGCGCTCAACGCCCAGCAGGTCACGGGTGTGCGCGCCGAGCGCGAGATCCCGGTGGTGTGGGCGGTGGCCAAGGGTTCGTTCATCAACAAAGCGATCCTGGTGCCGGCGGCGCTGCTGATCAGCGCGTTCATCCCGTGGGCGGTGACACCACTGCTGATGATCGGCGGTGCCTACCTGTGCTTCGAAGGGTTCGAGAAGCTGGCGCACAAGTTCCTGCACAGCAAGGAAGAGGACAGCGCCCAGCACGAGGCGCGCAAGGAAGCCGTGGCGGATACCAACGTCGATCTGGTCGCCTATGAGAAGACCAAGATCAAGGGCGCGGTGCGCACCGATTTCATCCTGTCGGCAGAGATCATCGCCATTACCTTGGGCACTGTGGCGGATGCGCCACTGACCCAGCAGATCATCGTGCTGTCGGGCATCGCCATTGTCATGACCATCGGCGTGTACGGGCTGGTGGGTGGCATCGTCAAGCTAGATGACCTGGGCCTGTGGATGACCCAGAAGGCTTCGAAAGTTGCCCAGGCGGTAGGCAATGGCATCCTGCGTGCTGCGCCCTACATGATGAAAAGCCTGTCGGTGATTGGCACCGCGGCGATGTTCCTGGTCGGTGGCGGGATTCTGGTGCATGGCGTCGCACCCCTGCATCACGCCATCGAGGCATTCAGCGCAGGGCGCGGTGGGGCGCTGACCGGCGCTTTGCTCAATGGTGGTGTGGGGATTGTCGCGGGTGCCGTGGTACTGGCGTTGGTTGCAGTGGCCGGGAAGCTGTGGCGAGCTGTAAAACCCGCAACCTGA
- a CDS encoding outer membrane protein OmpK: protein MKRITTSLLLGSSLLATLPAHAGEWLLWHGESLTYLYGKDFKVNPDIQQTITFEHANKWKYGDTFMFVDKIFYNGKPDPSKGVTTYYGEFSPRLSFGKILDRKLAFGPVKDVLLAMTYERGEGDNEAYLIGPGFDLDIPGFNYFTLNFYVRNTEGSRPGDNVWQITPGWSYTIPLGKSDILIDGYMDWVTDNDETRRGTYHANLHFNPQVKYDLGKALNLGAKQLYVGFEYSYWKDKYGIDSRGNLESNQSVASALIKVHF from the coding sequence ATGAAGCGCATCACCACGTCCCTGCTGCTGGGCAGCAGCCTGCTGGCCACACTCCCCGCCCATGCAGGCGAATGGCTGCTCTGGCATGGCGAAAGCCTGACCTATCTGTACGGCAAGGACTTCAAGGTCAACCCCGACATCCAGCAGACCATCACCTTCGAACACGCCAACAAATGGAAGTACGGCGACACGTTCATGTTCGTCGACAAGATCTTCTACAACGGCAAACCCGACCCGAGCAAAGGCGTGACCACCTACTACGGTGAGTTCAGCCCGCGCCTGTCGTTCGGCAAGATCCTCGATCGCAAGCTGGCCTTCGGCCCGGTCAAGGACGTGCTGCTGGCCATGACCTACGAACGCGGTGAAGGCGACAACGAGGCCTACCTGATTGGCCCCGGCTTCGACCTGGACATCCCGGGCTTCAACTACTTCACCCTCAACTTCTATGTGCGCAACACCGAAGGCAGCCGCCCTGGCGACAATGTCTGGCAGATCACCCCCGGCTGGTCGTACACCATCCCGCTGGGTAAATCCGACATTCTGATCGACGGTTACATGGATTGGGTGACCGACAACGACGAAACCCGTCGTGGCACCTACCACGCCAACCTGCACTTCAACCCGCAGGTCAAATACGACCTGGGCAAGGCGCTGAATCTGGGCGCCAAACAGCTCTACGTCGGCTTCGAGTACAGCTACTGGAAGGACAAGTACGGCATCGACAGCCGCGGCAACCTGGAAAGCAATCAGAGCGTGGCCAGTGCACTGATCAAGGTGCATTTCTGA
- the hyi gene encoding hydroxypyruvate isomerase yields MPRFAANLSMLFTEQDFLARFKAAADAGFSGVEYLFPYDFSAAEIKQQLDAHGLTQVLFNLPAGDWSKGERGITCHPDRIEEFRAGVDKAIEYAKVLGNTQVNALAGIRPQGPDCATVRKTFVENLRYAADKLKAAGIRLVMEMINTRDIPGFYLNTTQQALEIQAEVGSDNLFLQYDIYHMQIMEGDLARTMEANLQLINHIQLADNPGRNEPGTGEINYRFLFEHLDRIGYQGWVGAEYKPLTTTEAGLGWLKTHNAI; encoded by the coding sequence ATGCCTCGCTTCGCTGCCAACCTGTCCATGCTGTTCACCGAACAGGACTTCCTGGCCCGCTTCAAGGCTGCCGCCGACGCCGGTTTCAGCGGTGTCGAATACCTCTTCCCGTATGATTTCAGCGCAGCCGAAATCAAACAGCAGCTCGATGCCCACGGCCTGACCCAAGTGCTATTCAACCTGCCGGCGGGCGACTGGTCGAAAGGTGAGCGCGGCATTACCTGCCACCCTGACCGCATCGAAGAGTTCCGCGCCGGTGTCGACAAGGCCATTGAGTACGCCAAGGTACTGGGCAACACCCAGGTCAACGCCCTGGCCGGCATTCGTCCACAAGGCCCGGATTGCGCCACCGTGCGCAAGACCTTCGTCGAGAACCTGCGCTACGCCGCCGACAAGCTCAAGGCCGCCGGTATTCGCCTGGTCATGGAAATGATCAACACCCGCGACATCCCGGGTTTCTACCTGAACACCACCCAGCAGGCCCTGGAAATCCAGGCCGAGGTGGGCAGCGACAACCTGTTCCTGCAGTACGACATCTACCACATGCAGATCATGGAAGGTGACCTGGCTCGCACCATGGAAGCCAACCTGCAACTGATCAACCACATCCAGCTGGCCGACAACCCGGGCCGCAACGAACCTGGCACCGGCGAGATCAACTACCGCTTCCTGTTCGAACACCTGGACCGCATCGGCTACCAGGGTTGGGTGGGCGCGGAGTACAAGCCGCTGACCACTACCGAAGCAGGCCTGGGCTGGCTCAAGACCCATAACGCGATCTGA
- a CDS encoding GlcG/HbpS family heme-binding protein — MNALNLKVAVSLVNAALAAGRKINAAPLTVAVLDAGGHLLALQREDGASLIRPEVATGKAWGAIALGKGSRLLALDAQQRPAFFAALNGLGERPVVPAPGGVLIRDQDGKVLGAVGISGDTSDIDEQCAISAIEEIGLKADAGVAA, encoded by the coding sequence ATGAACGCTTTGAACCTGAAAGTCGCTGTCAGCCTGGTCAACGCCGCGCTGGCGGCGGGCCGCAAGATCAATGCCGCACCCTTGACGGTGGCGGTGCTGGATGCCGGTGGGCACCTGCTGGCGCTGCAGCGCGAGGACGGGGCCAGCCTGATTCGGCCGGAAGTGGCCACGGGTAAGGCCTGGGGGGCGATTGCCCTAGGCAAGGGATCGCGCTTGCTGGCGCTGGATGCTCAGCAACGGCCGGCGTTTTTCGCGGCGTTGAACGGTCTTGGCGAGCGCCCGGTGGTACCGGCGCCGGGTGGTGTGCTGATTCGTGATCAGGACGGCAAGGTGCTGGGAGCGGTAGGGATCAGCGGCGATACGTCGGATATCGACGAACAGTGTGCGATCAGTGCGATCGAGGAGATAGGGTTGAAGGCGGATGCTGGGGTGGCTGCCTAA
- a CDS encoding 2-hydroxy-3-oxopropionate reductase, with translation MAKIGFLGTGIMGKPMAQNLQKAGHSIFVSTHHDAAPADLIAAGAVALANPKEVAQEAEFIIVMVPDTPQVDSVLFGENGVAEGVGPNKVVIDMSSISPTATKAFAEKIKATGAAYLDAPVSGGEVGAKAATLSIMVGGCPKAFERALPLFQAMGKNITRVGGNGDGQTAKVANQIIVALNIQAVGEALLFAAKNGADPAKVREALMGGFASSKILEVHAERMIKGTFDPGFRINLHQKDLNLALQGAKELGINLPNTSNAQQVFSTCVALGGGDWDHSALIKGLEHMANFSIRDDK, from the coding sequence ATGGCTAAAATCGGATTCCTCGGCACCGGCATCATGGGCAAGCCCATGGCTCAGAACCTGCAGAAAGCAGGTCACAGCATCTTCGTTTCCACCCACCACGATGCTGCCCCGGCCGACCTGATCGCCGCTGGCGCCGTGGCCCTGGCCAACCCGAAAGAGGTTGCCCAGGAAGCCGAATTCATCATCGTCATGGTTCCGGACACCCCGCAGGTCGACAGCGTCCTGTTCGGTGAGAACGGCGTTGCCGAAGGTGTCGGCCCGAACAAGGTGGTGATCGACATGAGCTCGATCTCGCCGACCGCCACCAAGGCCTTCGCCGAAAAGATCAAGGCCACTGGTGCTGCCTACCTGGACGCTCCGGTGTCCGGCGGCGAAGTCGGTGCCAAGGCTGCGACCCTGAGCATCATGGTCGGTGGTTGCCCGAAAGCCTTCGAACGCGCACTGCCACTGTTCCAGGCCATGGGCAAGAACATCACCCGCGTCGGCGGCAACGGCGACGGCCAGACCGCCAAGGTCGCCAACCAGATCATCGTTGCCCTGAACATCCAGGCCGTCGGTGAAGCCCTGCTGTTCGCCGCCAAGAACGGCGCCGACCCTGCCAAGGTACGTGAAGCACTGATGGGCGGCTTCGCGTCGTCGAAGATCCTCGAAGTGCACGCCGAGCGCATGATCAAAGGCACCTTCGACCCAGGCTTCCGCATCAACCTGCACCAGAAGGACCTGAACCTGGCCCTGCAAGGCGCCAAGGAGCTGGGCATCAACCTGCCCAACACCTCCAACGCCCAGCAAGTGTTCAGCACCTGCGTGGCGCTGGGCGGCGGCGACTGGGACCACTCGGCGCTGATCAAAGGCCTGGAGCACATGGCCAACTTCTCGATCCGCGACGATAAGTGA
- a CDS encoding outer membrane protein OmpK → MRTINSLILAGGLLACGTTFAGDLLQWQNNSLTYLWGKNFKVNPEVQQTVTFEHADGWKYGDNFFFVDKIFYNGKKDFNNGDNTYYGEFSPRLSFGKIFDQKLEFGPVKDVLLAMTYEFGEGDTESYLIGPGFDLAIPGFDYFQLNFYQRTTDGSRPGDNVWQITPVWSYTIPVGSSDILIDGFMDWVVDNDENSRGEYHANLHFNPQVKYDLGKALHLGEKQLYVGFEYDYWKNKYGIKDSDGFTTDQNTASFLVKVHF, encoded by the coding sequence ATGCGTACCATCAATAGCCTGATTCTCGCGGGCGGCCTGCTGGCCTGCGGCACGACCTTCGCCGGCGACCTGCTGCAGTGGCAGAACAACAGCCTGACCTACCTGTGGGGCAAGAACTTCAAGGTCAACCCCGAGGTTCAGCAGACCGTTACCTTCGAGCACGCCGATGGCTGGAAGTACGGCGACAACTTCTTCTTCGTCGACAAGATCTTCTATAACGGCAAGAAGGACTTCAACAACGGCGACAACACCTACTACGGTGAATTCAGCCCGCGCCTGTCGTTCGGCAAGATCTTCGACCAGAAGCTGGAGTTCGGCCCGGTCAAGGACGTGCTGCTGGCCATGACCTACGAGTTCGGCGAAGGTGATACCGAGTCGTATCTGATCGGCCCAGGCTTCGACCTGGCCATCCCAGGCTTTGACTACTTCCAGCTGAACTTCTACCAGCGCACCACCGACGGCAGCCGCCCGGGTGACAACGTCTGGCAGATCACGCCCGTATGGTCGTACACCATCCCTGTGGGCTCGTCCGACATCCTCATCGACGGTTTCATGGACTGGGTCGTCGACAACGACGAGAACAGCCGCGGCGAGTACCACGCCAACCTGCACTTCAACCCGCAGGTCAAGTACGACCTGGGCAAGGCGCTGCACCTGGGCGAGAAGCAGTTGTACGTCGGTTTCGAGTACGACTACTGGAAGAACAAGTACGGGATCAAGGATTCCGATGGGTTCACCACTGACCAGAACACCGCGAGCTTCCTGGTCAAGGTTCACTTCTGA
- a CDS encoding glycerate kinase, with protein MSVDPQKLLGELFETAIAAAHPRQVLEPYLPADRSGRVIVIGAGKAAAAMAEVVEKSWQGEVSGLVVTRYGHGANCQKIEVVEAAHPVPDAAGLAVAKRVLELVSNLNEDDRVIFLLSGGGSALLALPAEGLTLADKQQINKALLKSGATIGEMNCVRKHLSAIKGGRLAKACWPATVYTYAISDVPGDLATVIASGPTVADPSTSADALAILKRYDIEAPKAVIDWLNNPASETVKADDPALARSHFQLIAKPQQSLEAAAVKARQAGFSPLILGDLEGESREVAKVHAGIARQIVQHGQPLKAPCVILSGGETTVTVRGNGRGGRNAEFLLSLTESLKGLPGVYALAGDTDGIDGSEENAGAFMTPDSYARAEALGLSASDELDNNNGYGYFAALDALIVTEPTRTNVNDFRAILILETAQS; from the coding sequence ATGTCGGTCGATCCGCAAAAACTTCTGGGCGAGCTGTTCGAAACAGCCATCGCCGCCGCCCACCCGCGCCAAGTCCTCGAACCCTACCTGCCCGCCGACCGTAGCGGCCGGGTCATCGTCATCGGCGCTGGCAAGGCCGCCGCCGCCATGGCTGAGGTGGTCGAGAAAAGCTGGCAGGGCGAAGTCTCCGGGCTGGTCGTGACCCGCTACGGCCACGGCGCCAACTGCCAGAAGATCGAGGTGGTCGAAGCCGCCCACCCGGTCCCCGACGCTGCCGGCCTGGCCGTGGCCAAGCGCGTGCTGGAACTGGTCAGCAACCTCAATGAAGACGACCGCGTCATCTTCCTGCTCTCCGGTGGCGGCTCCGCCCTGCTGGCCCTGCCGGCCGAAGGCCTGACCCTGGCCGACAAGCAGCAGATCAACAAGGCCCTGCTCAAATCCGGCGCCACCATCGGCGAGATGAACTGCGTGCGCAAGCACCTCTCGGCGATCAAGGGCGGCCGCCTGGCCAAGGCCTGCTGGCCAGCCACCGTCTACACCTATGCCATTTCCGACGTACCAGGCGACCTGGCCACGGTCATCGCCTCCGGCCCCACCGTGGCCGACCCGAGCACCTCGGCCGATGCCCTGGCGATCCTCAAGCGCTACGACATCGAAGCGCCCAAAGCCGTCATCGACTGGCTCAACAACCCGGCGTCGGAAACCGTCAAGGCCGACGACCCGGCCCTGGCCCGCAGCCACTTCCAGCTGATCGCCAAGCCCCAGCAATCGCTCGAGGCCGCCGCCGTCAAGGCTCGCCAGGCCGGCTTCAGCCCGCTGATCCTCGGCGACCTGGAGGGCGAATCGCGCGAAGTGGCCAAGGTGCATGCCGGTATCGCCCGGCAGATCGTCCAGCACGGCCAGCCATTGAAGGCACCCTGCGTGATCCTGTCCGGCGGCGAAACCACCGTGACCGTGCGCGGCAATGGCCGTGGCGGGCGCAACGCCGAGTTCCTGCTCAGCCTTACCGAAAGCCTCAAGGGCCTGCCGGGCGTTTACGCCCTGGCCGGTGACACCGACGGCATCGACGGCTCGGAAGAGAACGCCGGCGCCTTCATGACGCCAGACAGCTACGCCCGCGCCGAAGCCCTGGGCCTGTCGGCCAGCGATGAGCTGGACAACAACAACGGCTACGGATACTTCGCAGCGCTCGACGCACTGATCGTCACCGAGCCGACCCGCACCAACGTCAACGACTTCCGCGCCATCCTGATCCTCGAGACTGCACAATCATGA
- the pyk gene encoding pyruvate kinase, with product MTPDKKVKILATLGPAINGIDDIRQLVEAGVNIFRLNFSHGEHADHALRYQWIREVEQQLNYPLGILMDLQGPKLRVGRFADGKVQLQRGQALRLDLDKTPGDSRRVNLPHPEIIAALEPGMDLLLDDGKLRLRVTAKHSDAIDTEVLAGGELSDRKGVNVPQAVLDLSPLTEKDRRDLAFGLELGVDWVALSFVQRPEDITEARQLIGDRAYLMAKIEKPSAVEQLQAIAELSDAIMVARGDLGVEVPAESVPQIQKRIINTCRQLGKPVVVATQMLESMRFSPAPTRAEVTDVANAVAEGADAVMLSAETASGDYPLEAVQMMSKIIRQVENGPDYQAQLDVGRPKAEATVSDAISCSIRRISGILPVAVLVNYSESGASTLRAARERPRAPILNLTPNLNTARRLSVTWGVHSVVNDRLRQVDEVVSTALEIAQAQGMASRGDTLLITAGVPFGKPGSTNTLRIETLV from the coding sequence ATGACGCCTGATAAGAAAGTCAAAATCCTCGCCACCCTCGGCCCTGCGATCAACGGCATCGACGACATCCGCCAGCTGGTCGAAGCCGGGGTGAACATCTTCCGCCTCAACTTCAGCCACGGCGAGCATGCCGACCACGCCCTGCGCTACCAGTGGATCCGTGAAGTCGAGCAGCAACTGAACTACCCGCTGGGCATCCTCATGGACCTGCAGGGGCCAAAACTGCGCGTGGGCCGTTTCGCTGACGGCAAGGTCCAGCTGCAACGCGGCCAGGCCCTGCGCCTGGACCTGGACAAGACCCCAGGCGACAGCCGCCGGGTCAACCTGCCTCACCCGGAGATCATCGCCGCACTGGAGCCAGGCATGGACCTGCTGCTCGACGATGGCAAGCTGCGCCTGCGGGTCACCGCCAAGCACAGCGACGCCATCGACACCGAAGTGCTGGCCGGTGGTGAGCTGTCCGACCGCAAGGGCGTCAACGTGCCGCAAGCGGTGCTCGACCTCTCCCCGCTCACCGAGAAAGATCGCCGCGACCTGGCTTTCGGCCTGGAGTTGGGGGTTGACTGGGTAGCCCTGTCGTTCGTGCAGCGCCCGGAAGACATCACCGAGGCCCGCCAGCTGATCGGCGACCGCGCCTACCTGATGGCCAAGATCGAGAAGCCGTCCGCCGTCGAGCAGCTGCAGGCCATCGCCGAGCTATCCGACGCGATCATGGTCGCCCGCGGCGACCTGGGCGTGGAAGTACCGGCCGAAAGCGTGCCGCAGATCCAGAAGCGCATCATCAATACCTGCCGCCAGCTCGGCAAGCCGGTAGTGGTGGCCACGCAGATGCTCGAATCGATGCGTTTCTCGCCAGCGCCGACCCGCGCCGAAGTCACCGATGTGGCCAACGCCGTGGCCGAAGGTGCCGATGCAGTGATGCTCTCGGCCGAGACCGCCTCCGGCGACTACCCGCTGGAAGCCGTGCAGATGATGAGCAAAATCATCCGCCAAGTGGAGAATGGCCCGGACTACCAGGCCCAGCTCGATGTCGGTCGGCCGAAGGCCGAGGCCACCGTGTCGGATGCCATCAGCTGCTCGATTCGCCGTATCAGCGGCATCCTGCCGGTGGCGGTGCTGGTCAACTACAGCGAATCGGGTGCCTCGACCCTGCGCGCCGCGCGCGAGCGGCCACGGGCGCCGATCCTGAACCTGACGCCGAACCTGAATACTGCGCGTCGCCTGAGCGTGACCTGGGGCGTGCACTCGGTGGTCAACGACCGCCTGCGCCAGGTAGACGAGGTGGTTTCCACTGCACTGGAAATTGCCCAGGCGCAGGGCATGGCCAGCCGTGGCGATACGTTGCTCATTACCGCCGGTGTGCCTTTTGGCAAGCCGGGTTCGACTAATACGCTGCGGATCGAGACGCTGGTCTGA